In one window of Nicotiana tabacum cultivar K326 chromosome 12, ASM71507v2, whole genome shotgun sequence DNA:
- the LOC107807703 gene encoding GRAS family protein RAM1-like, producing MGDIVDHEEELLCLRLAIVTNSCCERKKIKKRKRRELAFINNWDLNESNYCEGKIFRLLELREAMLKIDVKKKGSVVEDGKGLHLIHSLLISATAVDENSIDSAVENLQELYQNVSLLGDSVQRVAAYFADGLIARLLTRNSPFYDMIIKLPTQEEEFLAFTEFYKVSPFYQFAHFTSNQAILEAFEKEENTNNGFLHVIDFAISYGFQWPSLIQSLSENATTSNRISLKITGYGKTIDELRETETRLVSFAKGFRNLSFEFQGILSGSKLSNLTKRKNETLAVNFIFHLNSLSSYSKISYTLKEVHSLCPSIVTIVEQEGCKSPQNFLPRFMESLHYFAAMFDSLDDCLPIDSIERLSIEKNHLGKEIKNVLNYEKNNNFLSRYEQMETWKGRMESHGFLGLPLSSKNIMQAKLLLKIRSHSSPIQLDGGNGGFRIFETEDPRAISLAWQDRSIVTASAWHCVL from the coding sequence ATGGGAGATATTGTTGATCATGAGGAAGAATTGTTGTGTCTTAGACTTGCTATAGTAACAAATTCATGTTGTGAGAGGAAAAAGAtcaagaagaggaagaggagggAATTAGCTTTCATCAACAATTGGGATTTGAATGAAAGTAATTATTGTGAAGGAAAAATATTTAGGCTTTTGGAGTTGAGAGAAGCCATGCTAAAAATAGATGTAAAGAAAAAGGGTAGTGTGGTTGAAGATGGAAAAGGGCTTCATCTAATCCATTCATTGCTTATTTCTGCCACAGCAGTTGATGAAAATAGCATTGATTCAGCTGTGGAAAATCTTCAGGAATTATACCAAAATGTTTCCTTACTTGGAGATTCTGTCCAAAGGGTTGCTGCCTATTTTGCTGATGGATTAATAGCGAGGCTATTAACGCGAAATTCGCCTTTTTATGACATGATAATAAAGCTTCCTACACAAGAAGAAGAGTTCTTGGCTTTCACTGAATTCTACAAGGTCTCTCCTTTTTACCAATTTGCTCATTTCACATCTAACCAAGCCATTCTTGAAGcatttgaaaaagaagaaaataccaACAATGGATTCTTGCATGTTATTGACTTTGCCATATCCTATGGATTCCAATGGCCTTCTCTTATTCAATCTCTCTCTGAAAATGCAACCACATCTAATAGAATCTCTCTCAAGATCACTGGCTATGGAAAAACAATCGATGAATTGAGAGAAACCGAGACAAGGCTTGTCAGTTTTGCAAAGGGTTTTCGAAATTTATCTTTTGAGTTTCAAGGGATTTTAAGTGGATCGAAACTTAGTAACCTAACAAAAAGGAAGAATGAAACATTAGCTGTaaattttatctttcatttgAACTCATTAAGCAGTTATTCCAAGATCTCCTACACGTTGAAAGAAGTCCATAGCCTTTGCCCTTCAATTGTCACCATAGTGGAACAAGAAGGATGCAAAAGCCCTCAAAATTTCTTGCCAAGATTCATGGAGTCATTGCATTATTTTGCAGCCATGTTCGACTCATTGGATGATTGCTTACCAATTGATAGTATTGAAAGATTGAGCATTGAAAAAAACCATCTTGGGAAAGAGATCAAGAATGTGTTGAACTATGAAAAAAATAACAATTTCTTATCAAGATATGAGCAAATGGAGACATGGAAAGGAAGAATGGAAAGCCATGGATTTTTAGGACTTCCATTAAGTTCTAAGAATATAATGCAAGCAAAGTTACTTTTGAAAATCAGAAGTCATTCTTCCCCAATACAACTTGATGGAGGAAATGGAGGGTTTAGGATATTTGAAACGGAAGATCCAAGAGCTATTTCTCTAGCATGGCAAGATAGGTCTATTGTAACTGCATCTGCATGGCATTGTGTACTGTAG